A region from the Pelagovum pacificum genome encodes:
- a CDS encoding Hsp70 family protein yields MMTTGARLAIDFGTSNTAAAVLAGGRPHVIPIDGTEQTLPTAVFLDFIERQTVFGHAAVSALIEGREGRFMRALKSVLGTPLMHERRQFMQERLTLIEIVARFLGAVKQRSEAHTGQTFTRVLSGRPVRFHHDPARDARAVADLEAAYRAAGFEEVAFLPEPEAAALAAGKASGLGLIVDIGGGTSDFTLFRQAGEETEVILSHGVRIGGTDFDKTLSLAHVMPLFGKDSLIKAELGPDRHPAPAAIFNDLASWEKIAFLYGPDTTRAVARMARLAVEPEKFARLVDVLEMHLGHDVAFAVERGKIDANREGANARIDLSPVEKGLKIPLPEPVLTSDLAGWSSDIAEAALETVAQAGLAPGDVDRIVCVGGSSLLRPVSTAVSDALPRAEMFFGSAFTGIVDGLAIAADR; encoded by the coding sequence ATGATGACGACGGGCGCAAGACTGGCGATCGACTTCGGGACGTCGAACACCGCGGCGGCGGTGCTCGCGGGCGGCCGGCCGCACGTGATCCCGATCGACGGGACCGAGCAGACCCTGCCGACGGCGGTGTTTCTCGACTTCATCGAACGGCAGACCGTTTTCGGACATGCCGCCGTCTCCGCCCTGATCGAGGGCCGCGAGGGGCGCTTCATGCGGGCGCTGAAAAGCGTGCTCGGCACGCCTCTGATGCACGAGCGGCGGCAGTTCATGCAGGAGCGGCTGACGCTGATCGAGATCGTCGCCCGCTTCCTCGGCGCGGTGAAGCAGCGCTCGGAGGCGCATACCGGGCAAACCTTCACCCGCGTTCTGTCGGGGCGGCCGGTGCGCTTTCACCATGACCCCGCGCGCGACGCGCGGGCGGTCGCGGACCTCGAAGCTGCCTACCGGGCGGCGGGGTTCGAGGAGGTCGCCTTCCTGCCCGAACCGGAGGCCGCCGCGCTCGCCGCCGGCAAGGCGTCGGGCCTCGGCCTGATCGTCGACATCGGCGGCGGCACCTCGGACTTCACCCTGTTCCGGCAGGCGGGCGAGGAGACGGAGGTGATCCTGAGCCACGGCGTGCGGATCGGCGGGACGGACTTCGACAAGACACTGAGCCTCGCCCACGTGATGCCGCTGTTCGGCAAGGACAGCCTCATCAAGGCGGAGCTCGGCCCGGACCGGCACCCTGCGCCTGCGGCGATCTTCAACGACCTCGCCAGCTGGGAGAAAATCGCCTTTCTCTACGGGCCCGACACGACGCGGGCAGTGGCGCGGATGGCGCGGCTCGCCGTGGAGCCCGAGAAGTTCGCGCGGCTGGTCGACGTGCTGGAGATGCACCTCGGCCACGACGTGGCCTTCGCCGTGGAACGCGGCAAGATCGACGCCAACCGCGAAGGCGCGAACGCCCGCATCGACCTGTCACCCGTGGAGAAGGGCCTGAAGATCCCCCTGCCCGAGCCGGTGCTGACCAGTGACCTCGCCGGGTGGTCCAGCGACATCGCCGAGGCGGCGCTCGAGACGGTGGCGCAGGCCGGGCTTGCGCCCGGCGACGTCGACCGGATCGTCTGCGTCGGCGGGTCGAGCCTTCTTCGGCCCGTCTCCACTGCCGTGAGCGACGCCCTGCCCCGTGCGGAGATGTTCTTCGGCAGCGCCTTCACAGGAATCGTTGACGGGCTGGCGATCGCGGCTGACCGATAG
- a CDS encoding alpha/beta fold hydrolase, translating into MADWLTTPEGRRIAYHLTRGEGVPVAFLGGFRSDMEGTKAVHLEAWAKQQGRPFLRFDYSGHGESEGTFEDGAIGDWASDARAALALLDGPAVLVGSSMGGWISLLISRDSPERVAGLVTIAAAPDFTTNMWDEFDEAARAALMAAGVHYRPSAYGDPYPITRRLIEEGPENFLLDRPLALPMPVRMLQGTADEDVSQHTALKLLDHAEASDIRLTLVKGADHRFSTPECLALIEAAIDEVS; encoded by the coding sequence ATGGCCGACTGGCTCACCACGCCCGAAGGGCGCCGCATCGCCTACCACCTGACAAGGGGAGAGGGCGTGCCCGTCGCGTTCCTCGGCGGCTTCCGCTCCGACATGGAAGGCACCAAGGCCGTGCATCTGGAGGCCTGGGCAAAGCAGCAGGGGCGGCCGTTCCTTCGGTTCGACTATTCCGGCCACGGCGAGAGCGAAGGCACCTTCGAGGACGGCGCGATCGGCGACTGGGCGTCGGACGCACGCGCGGCACTGGCGCTGCTCGACGGGCCGGCGGTGCTGGTCGGCTCGTCGATGGGCGGCTGGATCTCGCTGCTCATCTCGCGCGACAGCCCGGAGCGGGTGGCCGGTCTCGTCACCATCGCCGCCGCGCCGGACTTCACCACCAACATGTGGGATGAGTTCGACGAGGCCGCACGCGCGGCCCTGATGGCGGCGGGTGTCCATTACCGGCCAAGTGCCTACGGCGACCCCTATCCGATCACCCGGCGCCTGATCGAGGAGGGGCCGGAGAACTTCCTGCTCGACCGGCCGCTCGCGCTGCCGATGCCGGTGCGCATGTTGCAGGGCACGGCGGACGAGGACGTCAGCCAGCACACAGCGTTGAAGCTGCTCGACCATGCCGAGGCGTCGGACATTCGTCTGACACTGGTCAAGGGTGCGGATCACCGCTTCTCGACGCCCGAATGCCTCGCCCTGATCGAGGCGGCGATCGACGAGGTAAGCTGA
- the thrS gene encoding threonine--tRNA ligase yields the protein MSLDSSPISLTFPDGSAREYPAGTTPADVAASISTSLGKKAISATVDGQHYDLQWPLEADATIAINTMKDERPALELVRHDLAHIMARAVQELWPDVKVTIGPVIENGWYYDFDREEPFTPEDLGAIEKKMREIINKRDPVRTEVWSRADAIAHYEKTGENYKVELVQAIPDDGQPIRMYWHGDWQDLCRGPHLQNTGQVPADAFKLMSVAGAYWRGDSSRPMLQRIYGAAFLNKDALKAHLTFLEEAEKRDHRRLGREMDLYHMQEEAPGQIFWHPNGWTIYTELQDYMRRKQREDGYVEVNTPQVVSRKLWEESGHWDNYQENMFIVEVDEDHAREKAINALKPMNCPCHVQVFNHGLKSYRDLPLRMAEFGSCARYEPSGALHGIMRVRGFTQDDAHIFCTDDQIEAETKKFIEFLAGIYADLGFDNWTVKLSTRPEKRIGSDESWDRVEAALGDACKAAGYDFEVQEGEGAFYGPKLEFVLTDAIGRDWQCGTLQVDPNLPERLGASYIGQDGAKHRPVMLHRAVLGSFERFIGILIEEHSGRLPFWLAPRQVVVASIVSDADEYVQSVVAKLRKAGVRAEADVRNEKINYKVREHSVGKVPVILACGGREVEEQTVSVRRLGEKQSSVEGLDAVVASLAADALPPDER from the coding sequence ATGAGCCTCGATTCTTCCCCCATATCCCTGACCTTCCCCGATGGCTCCGCGCGCGAGTATCCCGCCGGAACCACTCCGGCCGACGTCGCGGCGAGCATCTCGACCTCGCTCGGCAAGAAGGCGATTTCCGCCACCGTCGACGGGCAGCACTACGACCTTCAGTGGCCGCTCGAGGCGGACGCGACCATCGCGATCAACACCATGAAGGACGAGCGCCCGGCGCTCGAGCTCGTGCGGCACGACCTCGCCCACATCATGGCGCGCGCGGTGCAGGAGCTGTGGCCCGACGTGAAGGTCACGATCGGCCCCGTGATCGAGAACGGCTGGTACTACGATTTCGACCGGGAGGAGCCCTTCACCCCCGAGGACCTCGGCGCGATCGAGAAGAAGATGCGCGAGATCATCAACAAGCGCGATCCGGTCCGCACCGAGGTCTGGTCCCGGGCCGACGCGATCGCGCATTACGAGAAGACCGGTGAAAACTACAAGGTCGAACTGGTGCAGGCGATCCCGGACGACGGCCAGCCGATCCGGATGTACTGGCACGGCGACTGGCAGGATCTCTGCCGCGGCCCGCATTTGCAGAACACCGGGCAGGTTCCGGCGGACGCCTTCAAGCTGATGTCGGTGGCCGGCGCCTACTGGCGCGGCGACAGTTCGCGCCCGATGCTGCAGCGGATCTACGGCGCGGCGTTCCTCAACAAGGACGCGCTGAAGGCGCACCTCACCTTCCTCGAGGAAGCGGAGAAGCGCGACCACCGCCGGCTCGGCCGGGAGATGGACCTCTACCACATGCAGGAAGAGGCGCCGGGCCAGATCTTCTGGCACCCGAACGGCTGGACCATCTACACCGAGCTTCAGGATTACATGCGCCGCAAGCAGCGCGAAGACGGCTACGTCGAGGTGAACACGCCGCAGGTTGTCTCCCGCAAGCTGTGGGAAGAGTCCGGGCACTGGGACAATTACCAGGAGAACATGTTCATCGTCGAAGTCGACGAGGATCATGCCCGCGAGAAGGCGATCAACGCGCTCAAGCCGATGAACTGCCCCTGCCACGTGCAGGTGTTCAACCATGGCCTGAAATCCTACCGCGACCTGCCGCTGCGCATGGCCGAGTTCGGGTCCTGCGCGCGCTACGAGCCCTCGGGCGCCCTGCATGGCATCATGCGGGTGCGCGGCTTCACGCAGGATGATGCGCACATCTTCTGCACCGACGATCAGATCGAGGCCGAGACCAAGAAGTTCATCGAGTTCCTCGCCGGCATTTACGCCGACCTCGGGTTCGACAACTGGACGGTGAAACTGTCGACCCGGCCGGAGAAACGGATCGGCTCGGACGAGAGCTGGGACCGGGTCGAAGCGGCGCTCGGCGACGCCTGTAAGGCGGCGGGCTACGATTTCGAGGTACAGGAGGGCGAAGGCGCCTTCTACGGCCCGAAGCTCGAGTTCGTGCTGACCGACGCGATTGGCCGGGACTGGCAGTGCGGCACGCTGCAGGTCGATCCGAACCTGCCGGAGCGGCTGGGCGCGTCCTACATCGGACAGGACGGCGCAAAGCACCGCCCCGTCATGCTGCACCGCGCCGTGCTCGGCTCGTTCGAGCGCTTCATCGGCATCCTGATCGAGGAGCATTCCGGCCGCCTGCCCTTCTGGCTGGCTCCGCGGCAGGTGGTCGTCGCCTCCATCGTGTCGGATGCGGACGAGTACGTGCAGTCGGTCGTGGCCAAGCTGCGCAAGGCCGGCGTTCGCGCCGAGGCGGACGTGCGCAACGAGAAGATCAATTACAAGGTCCGCGAGCATTCGGTCGGCAAGGTGCCGGTGATCCTCGCCTGCGGGGGCCGCGAGGTCGAGGAACAGACCGTCTCGGTCCGGCGGCTGGGCGAGAAGCAGTCGTCGGTCGAGGGGCTGGATGCCGTGGTCGCAAGCCTCGCGGCGGACGCGCTGCCGCCGGACGAGCGGTAG
- a CDS encoding BufA1 family periplasmic bufferin-type metallophore, with translation MSTKTKTFALAASVATAIAGLATQAAAQEMEKCYGISLAGENDCAAGPGTTCAGTSTIDYQGNAWTLVPAGTCEEMTVSDAMDGMEARMGSLEPLERDLPEA, from the coding sequence ATGTCCACCAAGACCAAGACCTTCGCCCTCGCCGCTTCCGTGGCGACCGCAATTGCGGGGCTCGCGACGCAGGCTGCCGCACAGGAGATGGAAAAGTGCTACGGCATTTCACTGGCCGGCGAGAACGATTGCGCCGCCGGGCCGGGCACGACCTGCGCCGGGACCTCCACCATCGACTACCAGGGCAACGCCTGGACGCTCGTGCCCGCCGGCACCTGCGAGGAGATGACGGTCAGCGACGCGATGGACGGCATGGAGGCCCGCATGGGCTCTCTCGAGCCGCTCGAGCGCGACCTGCCCGAAGCGTGA
- the bufB gene encoding MNIO family bufferin maturase, whose protein sequence is MFDDTEKSLPARPGVGYKPQHFRDIGQAPGPLGWLEIHAENYMGDGGRPLAQLRHLSESYPVSVHGVGLSIGSDGPLDRAHLARLRHLCDWLAPASFSEHLAWSTHDRGFLNDLLPLPYTERTLALVADHVAEVQDTLGRQMLLENPSSYLAFAESTMRETDFLADVVARTDCGLLLDVNNVFVSATNLATSPQDYIAAFPTEFVGEIHLGGHDEDEDEHGAPLLIDSHGREVADPVWALLDITLARTGPKPVLIEWDTDVPDWPVLVAEMVRAESSLQAVR, encoded by the coding sequence ATGTTCGACGATACCGAGAAGTCCCTGCCCGCCCGTCCGGGCGTCGGCTACAAGCCACAGCATTTCCGCGACATCGGCCAGGCGCCCGGCCCGCTCGGCTGGCTAGAGATCCATGCCGAGAACTACATGGGCGACGGCGGCCGGCCGCTGGCGCAGCTCCGGCACCTGTCGGAGAGCTACCCGGTCTCGGTCCACGGGGTCGGCCTGTCGATCGGCTCCGATGGGCCGCTCGACCGCGCGCACCTCGCCCGGCTGCGGCACCTGTGCGACTGGCTGGCCCCGGCGAGCTTTTCCGAACACCTCGCCTGGTCGACCCATGACCGGGGCTTCCTCAACGACCTGCTGCCCCTGCCCTATACCGAACGCACGCTCGCGCTCGTCGCCGATCACGTCGCGGAGGTCCAGGACACGCTCGGCCGGCAGATGCTGCTCGAGAACCCGTCGAGCTACCTCGCCTTCGCCGAGAGCACGATGCGCGAGACCGATTTCCTCGCCGACGTCGTCGCGCGGACGGACTGCGGGCTGCTGCTCGACGTCAACAATGTCTTCGTCTCGGCCACCAATCTCGCCACCTCGCCGCAGGATTACATCGCCGCCTTCCCGACCGAGTTCGTGGGCGAGATCCACCTCGGCGGCCATGACGAGGACGAAGACGAGCACGGCGCGCCGCTGCTGATCGACAGCCACGGGCGCGAGGTCGCGGATCCGGTCTGGGCGCTGCTCGACATCACGCTGGCGCGGACCGGTCCAAAGCCGGTGCTGATCGAGTGGGACACCGATGTGCCCGACTGGCCGGTGTTGGTGGCCGAGATGGTCCGCGCCGAGAGCTCGTTGCAGGCGGTGCGCTGA
- a CDS encoding HvfC/BufC N-terminal domain-containing protein: protein MEQATFTEALLDPARKAPPGLSGPGGHPAVRRFDVYRNNVAVGLTDALRSAFPVVRKLVGDAFFDAMAGEALRRHPPRDPLMMHYGADMPAFLEHFPPAAGLPYLPDVARLELALRRAYHAADAEPVAPDALQAIPAPALGVVRLKLAPSVSVVASRYPVVSIWRANMVAGAPPVRPGAEAALVTRPGFDPQVDPLAPEGLRFVEALRDGLPLEAAADHAGGHIGDTLGLLLSRHAVVEIAT from the coding sequence ATGGAACAGGCCACGTTCACCGAAGCGCTGCTCGACCCGGCGCGGAAGGCACCGCCGGGCCTTTCCGGACCCGGCGGGCACCCGGCGGTCCGCCGCTTCGACGTCTATCGCAACAACGTCGCGGTCGGGCTGACCGACGCGCTGCGCAGCGCCTTTCCCGTCGTTCGCAAGCTGGTCGGCGACGCGTTCTTCGACGCGATGGCCGGGGAGGCGCTGCGCCGCCACCCGCCACGCGATCCGCTGATGATGCACTACGGCGCCGACATGCCGGCTTTCCTCGAGCACTTTCCGCCTGCCGCCGGGTTGCCCTACCTGCCCGACGTCGCCCGGCTGGAGCTTGCCCTCCGCCGGGCCTACCACGCGGCGGACGCCGAGCCGGTCGCGCCGGATGCCCTGCAAGCGATCCCCGCCCCAGCGCTCGGCGTGGTGCGGCTGAAGCTGGCGCCGTCGGTCTCGGTCGTCGCCTCGCGCTACCCGGTGGTGAGCATCTGGCGGGCGAACATGGTGGCGGGCGCTCCGCCGGTCCGGCCCGGCGCCGAAGCGGCGCTCGTCACGCGGCCCGGCTTCGATCCGCAGGTCGACCCGCTCGCCCCTGAAGGCCTCCGCTTCGTTGAGGCGCTGCGCGACGGTCTCCCCCTGGAAGCGGCCGCGGATCACGCCGGAGGCCACATCGGCGACACGCTCGGCCTGCTCCTGTCGCGGCACGCCGTGGTGGAGATCGCGACATGA
- a CDS encoding DoxX family protein: MRAVFDMSQQVAAGLDRAAARVLTTLTRLVFALVLLVYYWNSGLTKLGDGVLGLVRPSVGAYAQIFPRRMESVGYDISQLGAVDHLVVLAGTWAELILPALIVLGCLTRLAAVGMIGFILVQSATDIWGLGVGAEDVGRWFDRTAGAAILDQRAFWIVTLLVPVTMGGGPLSLDRLLFRSGPSARPAFRQQ, translated from the coding sequence ATGAGAGCGGTGTTCGACATGTCCCAGCAGGTCGCCGCAGGCCTCGACCGCGCGGCCGCGCGGGTGCTGACGACCCTCACGCGACTGGTCTTCGCGCTGGTCCTGCTGGTCTATTACTGGAATTCGGGGCTGACGAAGCTCGGAGACGGCGTGCTCGGCCTCGTCAGGCCCTCGGTCGGGGCCTATGCGCAGATCTTTCCGCGCCGGATGGAGTCGGTCGGCTACGACATCTCCCAACTTGGCGCGGTCGACCATCTCGTCGTTCTGGCGGGCACCTGGGCGGAGCTGATCCTGCCGGCACTCATCGTGCTCGGCTGCCTCACGCGGCTTGCCGCGGTCGGGATGATCGGCTTCATCCTGGTGCAAAGCGCGACGGACATCTGGGGCCTCGGTGTCGGGGCGGAGGATGTCGGGCGGTGGTTCGACCGGACGGCGGGCGCGGCGATCCTCGACCAGCGGGCGTTCTGGATCGTCACGCTGCTCGTACCGGTGACGATGGGGGGCGGTCCGCTGTCGCTGGACCGCCTCCTGTTCAGAAGTGGGCCTTCGGCTCGTCCGGCTTTCCGGCAGCAATAG
- a CDS encoding arsenate reductase family protein — protein sequence MEIYALSTCDTCRKALREIRAAGLDPQVIDVRKDGVPTPVLAEMQAAFGPKLVNRSSATWRGLSEEERARDPLELLAENPTLMKRPVIRHDGQWFLGWTGDVRAAVIG from the coding sequence ATGGAAATCTATGCACTCTCGACATGCGACACGTGCCGCAAGGCCCTGCGCGAGATCCGGGCGGCGGGGCTTGACCCGCAGGTGATCGACGTCCGGAAGGACGGCGTGCCGACCCCGGTCCTGGCGGAGATGCAGGCCGCGTTCGGGCCCAAACTCGTCAACCGGAGCTCCGCGACGTGGCGCGGCCTGTCCGAGGAGGAGCGCGCCCGCGATCCGCTGGAGCTGCTGGCCGAGAACCCGACCTTGATGAAACGCCCCGTCATCCGCCACGACGGGCAATGGTTTCTCGGCTGGACGGGCGACGTCAGGGCGGCGGTTATTGGATAG
- a CDS encoding cold-shock protein encodes MALGTVKWFNTTKGYGFIAPDTGGKDVFVHISAVEQAGLTGLADNQQIEFDLIEGRDGRQMAGNLRKV; translated from the coding sequence ATGGCACTGGGAACCGTGAAGTGGTTCAACACCACCAAGGGCTATGGATTCATTGCACCCGACACCGGCGGCAAGGACGTGTTCGTGCACATCTCCGCCGTCGAGCAGGCCGGCCTGACCGGTCTCGCCGACAATCAGCAGATCGAGTTCGATCTGATCGAAGGTCGGGACGGGCGGCAGATGGCGGGCAATCTCCGGAAGGTCTGA
- a CDS encoding nucleoside deaminase, which produces MTDADFIDGAVAQAMRGAEEGGVPVGATLRHGDRLVSEGRNRRQQEGTIILHGETDCLRQAGLYGAWSETEMCTTLSPCMMCAGTLVQFRVPRLVILDDVNFGGNEQFLRERGVEVEVRRHDRMISFFSEWKAAHPEIWNGDIGV; this is translated from the coding sequence ATGACAGATGCGGACTTCATCGACGGCGCGGTTGCGCAGGCGATGCGCGGCGCGGAGGAAGGCGGCGTTCCGGTCGGCGCGACGCTGCGCCATGGCGACCGGCTGGTGTCGGAGGGCCGCAACCGCCGGCAGCAGGAGGGCACGATCATCCTGCATGGCGAGACCGACTGCCTGCGGCAGGCCGGCCTCTACGGCGCCTGGTCGGAGACGGAGATGTGCACCACCCTGTCGCCCTGCATGATGTGCGCCGGCACGCTGGTGCAGTTCCGGGTGCCACGGCTCGTGATCCTCGACGACGTCAATTTCGGTGGCAACGAGCAGTTCCTGCGCGAGCGCGGCGTGGAGGTCGAAGTCCGGCGGCACGACCGGATGATCTCGTTCTTCTCCGAATGGAAGGCCGCCCACCCCGAGATTTGGAACGGCGACATCGGGGTGTGA
- a CDS encoding YdeI/OmpD-associated family protein: MARTADEIFAEAELWHEEAIALRARLLETGLTEEVKWRQACYTSGGHNICIIQRMQGFLSLMFFRGALMKDPEGVLKSQGENSRSVLRIEFTSLAEIEAAEYLAAYVAEAVRVAEAGLKVARPEEPDYPDELVEALDSDAELAEAFAALTPGRRRYYVIHFSEPKKSETRVARIEKLRGKILAGKGVNER; this comes from the coding sequence ATGGCACGGACGGCGGACGAGATCTTCGCGGAGGCGGAGCTCTGGCACGAGGAGGCCATCGCGCTGCGCGCGCGGCTGCTGGAAACCGGTCTGACGGAAGAGGTGAAGTGGCGGCAGGCCTGCTACACCTCGGGCGGCCACAACATCTGCATCATCCAGCGGATGCAGGGGTTTTTGTCGCTGATGTTCTTCCGCGGCGCGCTGATGAAGGACCCCGAGGGCGTGCTGAAGAGCCAGGGCGAGAACAGCCGCTCGGTGCTGCGGATCGAGTTCACCTCGCTGGCCGAGATCGAGGCGGCAGAGTACCTTGCCGCCTACGTGGCCGAAGCGGTGCGCGTGGCGGAGGCCGGGCTGAAGGTCGCGCGCCCCGAGGAGCCTGACTATCCCGACGAACTGGTCGAGGCGCTCGACAGCGACGCGGAGCTGGCGGAGGCCTTCGCCGCGCTCACGCCGGGCCGGCGGCGGTACTACGTGATCCACTTTTCCGAGCCGAAGAAGAGCGAGACGCGCGTCGCGCGGATCGAGAAGCTGCGCGGGAAGATACTGGCCGGCAAGGGCGTGAACGAACGGTAG
- a CDS encoding REP-associated tyrosine transposase has product MARYLRPRVPGAAIFFTVCLADRSSDLLVREIDRLRDAVRRTRAERPFGIEAWVVMPDHMHCVWRLPEGDRDYPVRWSVIKQRFSRGLPFTLRRASHARRRERGIWQRRYWEHHVRSEAELSAIVDYCHGNPVKHGLVARPEDWPYSSVHREVEVIDRGDG; this is encoded by the coding sequence ATGGCCCGTTACCTCCGCCCCCGCGTTCCCGGTGCGGCGATCTTCTTCACGGTCTGCCTCGCGGACCGCTCGTCCGACCTGCTGGTGCGGGAGATCGACCGGCTGCGCGACGCGGTCCGGCGGACACGGGCGGAGCGGCCCTTCGGGATCGAGGCCTGGGTCGTGATGCCCGATCACATGCATTGCGTCTGGCGGCTTCCGGAGGGCGATCGCGACTACCCCGTGCGATGGTCGGTCATCAAGCAACGTTTCTCGCGCGGGTTGCCCTTCACGCTGCGGCGGGCCAGCCACGCCCGGCGACGCGAACGCGGCATCTGGCAGCGCCGCTACTGGGAGCATCACGTGAGATCGGAGGCGGAATTGTCTGCGATCGTCGACTATTGCCACGGCAACCCGGTGAAGCACGGGCTGGTCGCGCGGCCGGAGGACTGGCCCTATTCGTCGGTGCACCGGGAGGTGGAGGTGATTGATCGGGGCGATGGGTAG
- the thyX gene encoding FAD-dependent thymidylate synthase: protein MTLTPEQQAEIDELRSQPRQTLRAVSEGMEAHLYKAVPVLDHGFVRVVDYMGDDAAITQAARVSYGRGTKAVSNDEGLIRYLMRHWHSTPFEMCELKLHVKLPVFVARQWIRHRTANVNEYSARYSILDREFYIPEPDALAAQSVVNNQGRGEALSGEEAARVLEWLKSDAGRAYDHYQEMISTEGQQGLARELARMNLPANIYTQWYWKVDLHNLFHFLRLRADAHAQYEIRVYAEAICAMVKDWVPFAYSAFEDYRLGGAVLSARGLECVKRMLAGEEVTQETSGMSKGEWREFSSMLDG from the coding sequence ATGACCCTGACGCCCGAGCAACAGGCCGAGATCGACGAGCTACGCAGCCAGCCCCGCCAGACGCTGCGGGCGGTCTCCGAGGGGATGGAGGCGCATCTCTACAAGGCCGTTCCGGTGCTCGACCACGGCTTCGTGCGGGTGGTCGACTACATGGGCGACGATGCCGCGATCACCCAGGCGGCGCGGGTGTCCTACGGGCGGGGGACCAAGGCGGTGAGCAACGACGAGGGGCTGATCCGCTACCTCATGCGGCACTGGCACTCGACCCCGTTCGAGATGTGCGAACTGAAGCTGCACGTGAAGCTGCCCGTCTTCGTCGCACGCCAGTGGATCCGTCACCGGACGGCGAACGTGAACGAATACTCGGCCCGCTACTCGATCCTCGACCGCGAGTTCTACATCCCCGAGCCCGACGCGCTCGCCGCGCAGTCGGTGGTCAACAACCAGGGCCGGGGCGAGGCGCTGTCCGGCGAGGAGGCCGCGCGGGTGCTCGAGTGGCTGAAGTCCGACGCGGGCCGCGCCTACGATCATTACCAGGAGATGATCTCGACCGAGGGCCAGCAGGGCCTCGCCCGCGAGCTCGCCCGGATGAACCTGCCGGCCAATATCTACACGCAGTGGTACTGGAAGGTCGATCTCCACAACCTGTTCCATTTCCTGCGCCTGCGCGCTGACGCGCACGCGCAATACGAGATCCGCGTCTATGCCGAGGCGATCTGCGCCATGGTCAAGGATTGGGTGCCCTTCGCCTATTCCGCCTTCGAGGATTACCGCCTCGGCGGCGCGGTCCTCTCCGCCCGCGGCCTGGAGTGCGTCAAGCGGATGCTCGCTGGGGAAGAGGTGACGCAGGAGACAAGCGGCATGAGCAAGGGGGAATGGCGGGAGTTCAGCAGCATGCTGGATGGGTAG
- a CDS encoding VOC family protein, whose amino-acid sequence MAPRYLHTMVRVKDLEKTMAFFELLDLKETRRIDNDGGRFTLVFMAPEGQEECPVELTYNWDGDEGLPSDGRHFGHLAYRVENIYDLCQKLMDNGVTINRPPRDGHMAFVRSPDNISIELLQEGDALPPQEPWSSMENTGHW is encoded by the coding sequence ATGGCTCCCCGCTACCTGCACACGATGGTCCGCGTGAAAGACCTCGAGAAGACGATGGCGTTCTTCGAACTGCTGGACCTGAAGGAAACCCGCCGGATCGACAATGACGGCGGCCGTTTCACGCTGGTCTTCATGGCCCCCGAGGGCCAGGAAGAATGCCCGGTCGAGCTGACCTACAACTGGGACGGCGACGAGGGCCTGCCGTCCGACGGCCGGCACTTCGGTCACCTCGCCTACCGGGTCGAGAATATCTACGACCTCTGCCAGAAGCTGATGGACAACGGCGTGACGATCAACCGGCCGCCGCGCGACGGGCACATGGCCTTTGTCCGCTCACCCGACAACATCTCCATCGAACTGCTGCAGGAAGGCGACGCCCTGCCACCGCAGGAACCCTGGAGCAGCATGGAGAACACGGGCCACTGGTGA